In Microcoleus sp. bin38.metabat.b11b12b14.051, a single genomic region encodes these proteins:
- a CDS encoding glycosyltransferase produces the protein MSISAALSSQPFLSFCAIVKNESENLARCLASVQPYVDEIIVVDTGSQDDTPEIASQYGAKVGYFEWCDDFAAARNYALSLVTGEWILVLDADEELIVRSADFRETLKSQPEALVYSIVRTEVEPQAGMTPLHMTRLFRNLPEIRYIGRFHEQIQYQNRSFSDSEVKSLDSVRVLHQANSHQQVAAKVVNRNIPILERTRQEEGLSLMLLYSLAGMYGAAGEDEKARDCWEEGLERLVPHLIDGQPPEEFGFIPSLVFTLAGRSLQNQDYETTMLLCQRGLEWCPNYPPLNYIAGMTLINLGFPLGAVAYFENCLKLGKDGSYYTREPFEESFTTTDPACCLGLAYINLKRWSEAVSAFELALTFDENCTAARENLAKIRQSFTE, from the coding sequence ATGAGCATTAGCGCAGCACTTAGTTCTCAACCATTTTTATCTTTTTGTGCGATCGTTAAAAATGAAAGCGAGAATTTAGCACGCTGTTTGGCCAGCGTTCAACCCTATGTTGATGAAATAATTGTAGTCGATACGGGTTCTCAGGACGATACGCCAGAAATTGCCAGTCAGTACGGAGCAAAAGTCGGATATTTTGAGTGGTGCGACGATTTTGCGGCGGCGCGGAATTATGCTTTATCCTTAGTAACGGGTGAGTGGATTTTAGTGCTGGATGCAGATGAAGAGTTAATTGTGCGATCGGCTGATTTTAGAGAAACGCTCAAATCCCAGCCAGAAGCGCTGGTTTATTCGATCGTTAGAACCGAAGTCGAGCCACAAGCGGGAATGACTCCGCTACACATGACCCGTTTGTTTCGCAATCTCCCAGAAATTAGATATATCGGTCGTTTTCACGAGCAAATCCAGTATCAAAACCGCAGTTTTAGCGACAGTGAAGTCAAAAGTTTAGATAGCGTGAGAGTCTTGCATCAGGCCAACAGCCACCAACAAGTCGCCGCCAAAGTTGTCAACCGCAACATCCCCATCTTAGAACGAACCCGACAGGAAGAAGGATTGAGCCTGATGCTGCTGTACTCCCTAGCTGGGATGTACGGCGCAGCGGGCGAGGACGAGAAAGCGCGAGACTGCTGGGAAGAAGGATTAGAAAGATTGGTGCCGCATTTGATAGACGGTCAACCTCCAGAAGAATTTGGTTTCATTCCCTCCTTAGTTTTTACTTTAGCAGGGCGATCGCTCCAAAATCAAGATTACGAAACAACGATGTTACTATGTCAGCGAGGTCTGGAATGGTGTCCCAACTATCCGCCCCTAAATTATATAGCCGGCATGACATTAATTAATCTAGGATTTCCCTTAGGTGCCGTTGCTTACTTTGAGAATTGCCTGAAACTGGGTAAAGATGGGAGCTACTATACAAGAGAACCTTTCGAGGAAAGTTTCACCACCACCGACCCGGCTTGCTGTTTGGGTCTAGCTTATATTAACCTCAAACGCTGGTCGGAGGCAGTATCGGCCTTTGAACTAGCGCTGACTTTCGATGAAAACTGCACAGCAGCCCGGGAAAATTTAGCAAAAATCCGCCAAAGCTTTACTGAGTAA
- a CDS encoding bifunctional 2-polyprenyl-6-hydroxyphenol methylase/3-demethylubiquinol 3-O-methyltransferase UbiG — MTQTNLNLQPDYWNQIWQQEGAGTWRRYPGCFGRICWGVGHGLEVLEIGCGTGILASQLLEFGNSVTGLDISESAIAQLPKQIPGVVSILPSIPFPDRSFDVVVATEVLEHLDDDQACVKEVVRVLRSSGRAFFAVPNNCLGPDEEPEHVRKYTQETLTDLLLPYGDVFSETFIDEFSVGDRDFVALPSILAVLYLAGDD; from the coding sequence ATGACACAAACTAACTTGAATCTCCAGCCCGACTACTGGAATCAAATTTGGCAACAAGAAGGCGCCGGAACTTGGCGTCGATATCCCGGCTGTTTCGGCAGAATTTGTTGGGGTGTCGGACACGGGCTGGAAGTTTTGGAAATTGGATGCGGTACGGGTATCCTCGCCAGCCAGTTGTTAGAGTTTGGCAATTCAGTAACTGGCTTAGATATTTCTGAAAGTGCGATCGCCCAACTTCCCAAACAGATCCCAGGGGTAGTTTCTATTTTACCGTCCATTCCTTTTCCCGATCGCAGTTTTGATGTGGTAGTAGCCACAGAAGTTTTAGAACATCTCGACGATGATCAAGCTTGTGTCAAAGAAGTAGTTAGGGTATTGCGATCGTCCGGCAGAGCTTTTTTTGCCGTACCCAACAATTGTCTCGGCCCGGATGAGGAACCAGAGCACGTTCGCAAGTACACTCAAGAGACGTTAACAGATTTACTTTTACCTTACGGCGACGTTTTTAGCGAGACATTTATTGATGAGTTCAGTGTTGGCGATCGAGATTTCGTTGCTCTACCAAGTATTTTAGCCGTACTTTATCTTGCCGGCGACGACTGA
- a CDS encoding ABC transporter permease → MTPTKIQSPRFLNIASPSSLSMKMMWAGLAITTLFIIVATLSPAMQAWGWLQNPTDALINPIHEAPSGNYWFGTSRSGYDVFSRTLFASRAAWQVVILATALSLFIGVPLGLVSGYLGGKLDRVLLFLMDTIYTLPGLLLSLTLAFVVGKGVLNAAIALSISYIPQYYRVVRNHTTSVKMELFVEAARAMGADTWTVLSRYLFLNVIQSVPVLFALNAADAILTLGGLGFLGLGLPEETPEWGHDLRLALDALPTGIWWTALFPGLAMTLMVVGLSLVGEGLNEFVNPKLRNQQ, encoded by the coding sequence ATGACACCAACCAAAATTCAGTCACCGCGATTTCTCAATATTGCCTCACCATCAAGCCTGTCAATGAAGATGATGTGGGCAGGTTTGGCAATAACTACCTTATTTATCATAGTAGCAACCTTGTCTCCAGCGATGCAAGCTTGGGGATGGCTGCAAAATCCTACCGATGCCTTAATTAACCCCATCCACGAAGCGCCGTCAGGCAATTATTGGTTTGGTACCAGCCGCAGTGGCTACGATGTTTTTTCCCGCACGCTGTTTGCTTCGCGGGCGGCTTGGCAAGTTGTGATTTTAGCGACAGCGTTGAGTTTGTTTATCGGAGTCCCGCTGGGTTTGGTTAGCGGTTATTTGGGCGGAAAGCTCGATCGCGTGTTGTTATTTTTAATGGATACAATTTATACGTTGCCGGGATTGCTGCTGTCCTTAACTTTAGCATTTGTGGTGGGAAAAGGAGTATTGAATGCGGCGATCGCCCTAAGCATTTCCTACATCCCTCAATACTACCGCGTCGTCAGGAATCACACCACCAGCGTCAAAATGGAACTCTTTGTCGAAGCCGCGCGAGCAATGGGTGCTGACACTTGGACAGTGCTGTCGCGCTACCTGTTTCTCAACGTGATTCAGAGTGTACCAGTGCTGTTTGCGCTCAACGCCGCTGACGCAATTTTAACATTAGGAGGTTTGGGATTTCTCGGTTTGGGACTTCCCGAAGAAACTCCCGAATGGGGACACGATTTGCGCTTAGCTTTAGATGCGCTACCTACTGGCATTTGGTGGACAGCTTTGTTTCCCGGTTTAGCAATGACTTTAATGGTAGTCGGGCTGTCTTTGGTAGGAGAAGGATTGAACGAGTTTGTGAATCCCAAGCTGCGGAATCAGCAGTAA